The SAR86 cluster bacterium genomic sequence AGGACTTTAAGAGGATTACTAGATTCAATATTAAGTGAAAGGAATGCAATAATTGAAACCAGAACCAAATAGATTTTTTTTAAATGTATTCTCTTTATCATAAAAATAATTTTACAGACTAAATGGTAATAGAAGTAATTAATTTATATAAAGCTGTGTCTTTGGGTGAAGAGGAACTAGTTATATTGAATGATATTAGTTTTGATCTAAGAGAGGGTGCCTCTTTAGCAATAGTAGGGCCCTCAGGGTCCGGCAAATCAACATTATTAGGACTTTTAGCAGGTTTAGATTCTGTCTCTTCAGGCGAAGTGTATTTGAATAACAGTCCATTACATAAATTAAATGAAGAAAAAAGAGCAATCGTAAGAAAAGAGAATGTTGCCTTTGTATTTCAATCTTTTGAATTATTGCCTGGATTGACCGCAATAGAAAATGTTATGTTGCCTTTAGAACTTCAGGGTAATAAAAACGCAGAAGATAGAGCTCAATACTTTTTAAAGAGAGTTGAGCTAGAGAAAAGAGAGAATCATTATCCTAGACAGTTATCTGGAGGAGAGCAACAAAGAGTTGCTATAGCAAGAGCATTTGCTTGCAATGCTAAAGTACTTTTTGCAGATGAACCTACTGGAAATTTAGATCCAGAAACAAGCTTAAAAATTTCTAATCTC encodes the following:
- a CDS encoding ABC transporter ATP-binding protein, with product MVIEVINLYKAVSLGEEELVILNDISFDLREGASLAIVGPSGSGKSTLLGLLAGLDSVSSGEVYLNNSPLHKLNEEKRAIVRKENVAFVFQSFELLPGLTAIENVMLPLELQGNKNAEDRAQYFLKRVELEKRENHYPRQLSGGEQQRVAIARAFACNAKVLFADEPTGNLDPETSLKISNLLFEVNAETKNSLIVVTHDKNLAQKCDAQIELIQGKIK